The Tamandua tetradactyla isolate mTamTet1 chromosome 5, mTamTet1.pri, whole genome shotgun sequence genome window below encodes:
- the LOC143683013 gene encoding olfactory receptor 13A1-like, which translates to MTTWSGPGVIPGHLVKSNQTLVTKFVLQGFSEHPQLQLPLLGCLIFLYTLALVGNTLIITIITCSSGLHSPMYFFLFNLATMDIICTSSVIPKALACLAWKDNTISFQGCMAQIFFLSWSTSAELLLLTVMAYDRYVAICRPLHYGTLMGLWLCLVLALGVWVFCALNSSIYTGLMAQLSFCGPNVITHFFCEIPPLLLLSCSPTYIISVMTLVADALCGCTNFLLTLVSYGFIIASILRIRSAEGKKRAFSTCSSHLIVVSVYYSAVVCAYISPASSYSPERGKLAGVLYTAVSPTLNPLIYSLRNKEVKAALGKLFSFCKY; encoded by the coding sequence ATGACCACGTGGAGTGGCCCTGGAGTCATACCTGGACATCTGGTTAAGTCCAACCAGACGCTGGTGACAAAGTTCGTGCTGCAGGGGTTCTCAGAGCACCCACAACTGCAGCTGCCCCTGCTCGGCTGCTTGATCTTTCTCTACACCTTGGCTCTTGTGGGAAACACTCTGATCATTACCATCATCACCTGCAGCTCTGGCCTCCACAgtcccatgtattttttcctgttcaaCCTGGCCACCATGGACATCATCTGCACTTCTTCTGTGATTCCCAAGGCACTAGCATGCCTCGCCTGGAAGGACAACACCATCTCCTTCCAAGGTTGCATGGCCCAGATCTTCTTCCTGTCCTGGTCTACATCTGCTGAGCTGCTGCTGCTCACAGTCATGGCCTATGACcgttatgtggccatctgccGGCCACTGCACTATGGGACCCTGATGGGCCTGTGGCTCTGCCTGGTGCTGGCCTTGGGAGTCTGGGTCTTCTGTGCCCTGAACTCCTCCATCTACACTGGGCTGATGGCACAGCTTTCCTTCTGCGGCCCTAACGTAATCACTCACTTCTTCTGTGAGATCCCTCCACTGTTACTGCTCTCCTGCAGTCCCACCTATATAATCAGCGTCATGACCCTCGTGGCCGATGCCCTCTGTGGATGCACCAACTTCCTGCTCACCCTCGTGTCCTATGGCTTCATCATTGCCAGCATCCTACGCATCCGCTCAGCTGAGGGCAAGAAAAgggccttctccacctgctcctcccacctcaTTGTGGTCTCTGTCTACTACTCAGCTGTGGTCTGCGCCTACATCAGCCCAGCCTCTAGTTATAGCCCTGAAAGAGGCAAACTGGCTGGAGTGCTGTACACAGCTGTGAGCCCCACCCTAAACCCACTCATCTACTCACTGAGGAACAAGGAGGTCAAGGCAGCCCTAGGGAAACTCTTCTccttttgtaaatattaa